Proteins co-encoded in one Lacerta agilis isolate rLacAgi1 chromosome 6, rLacAgi1.pri, whole genome shotgun sequence genomic window:
- the LOC117048812 gene encoding cryptochrome-2-like isoform X1 translates to MPHRTIHLFRKGLRLHDNPTLLAALKSSEIVYPVYLLDRNFSTSAARMGTSRWHFLLQTLEDLQTNLKKLNSCLWIIQGEYEAVLREHVQKWNITQVTFDDEIEPYYKEMEKTIQVMGKEMGFEVFSLVGHTLYDVRRIVELNGGTPPLTYKRFLQILTVLGDPEMPVQDITAENSQKLSPLPEVGLAECYRVPLPEDLGFSKEYTSSWRGGETNGLQRLEEHLKNQGWVATFAKPRTIPNSLHPSTTGLSPYFSLGCLSVRMFFHRLSKIYAQSKNHSLPPVSLQGQLLWREFFYTVASATPNFTKMVGNPICLQIDWYQDAEKLHKWKTAQTGFPWIDAIMTQLHQEGWIHHLARHAVACFLTRGDLWISWEEGMQVFEELLLDADYSVNAGNWMWLSASAFFHQYSRIFCPVRFGKRTDPEGQYIRKYLPVLKNFPSQYIYEPWVAPEETQIEAGCIIGKDYPFPIVNHKEVSDHNLQLMKQVREEQYKTAQLTRDDVDDPMEMWLKRGCSEETTQKRKLARSSEQEQTD, encoded by the exons ATGCCCCATCGGACTATTCATCTTTTTCGGAAGGGTCTCCGGCTACATGACAACCCCACTTTGCTAGCTGCACTGAAGTCTTCTGAAATCGTATATCCAGTTTACCTATTGGATAGAAATTTTTCAACATCTGCAGCTAGAATGGGAACTTCACGTTGGCATTTTCTCCTGCAGACTCTGGAAGATCTCCAGACAAACTTAAAGAAATTGAACTCTTGCTTATGGATTATTCAAGGGGAGTATGAGGCTGTATTGCGGGAACATGTTCAAAAGTGGAATATTACCCAAGTGACTTTCGATGACGAGATTGAACCATATTACAAGGAAATGGAGAAGACTATCCAAGTTATGGGGAAAGAAATGGGATTTGAAGTATTTTCTTTGGTGGGGCACACTTTGTATGACGTCAGACG GATTGTGGAACTAAACGGAGGGACACCACCATTGACGTACAAAAGGTTTCTTCAAATACTAACAGTGCTTGGAGATCCTGAGATGCCTGTGCAAGACATTACGGCTGAGAATTCACA AAAACTCAGTCCTCTCCCTGAAGTGGGTCTGGCTGAGTGTTACAGGGTGCCTCTCCCTGAGGACCTTGGGTTTTCCAAAGAGTACACGTCAtcttggagaggaggggaaactAATGGGCTCCAACGACTTGAAGAGCACCTGAAAAACCAG GGTTGGGTAGCAACGTTTGCTAAGCCAAGAACAATCCCAAATTCTCTGCATCCAAGTACTACGGGCTTGAGTCCCTATTTCAGCTTGGGCTGTTTATCAGTTCGAATGTTTTTTCACAGGCTGTCAAAAATTTATGCTCAG TCAAAGAACCATTCCCTGCCACCAGTATCTCTTCAAGGACAGCTACTGTGGAGGGAATTCTTTTATACGGTAGCATCAGCAACACCCAACTTTACAAAAATGGTTGGGAATCCCATCTGTCTTCAGATAGATTGGTACCAAGATGCAGAGAAACTCCACAAATGGAAAACG GCACAGACAGGATTTCCCTGGATTGATGCCATCATGACTCAGCTCCATCAGGAAGGCTGGATCCACCATCTTGCTCGTCATGCAGTGGCCTGTTTCCTGACACGTGGAGACCTCTGGATCAGTTGGGAAGAAGGAATGCAG GTGTTTGAAGAATTGCTTCTGGATGCAGATTATAGCGTGAATGCAGGGAACTGGATGTGGCTGTCAGCCAGCGCTTTCTTTCACCAGTACTCGCGCATTTTCTGTCCTGTTCGCTTTGGCAAGCGCACAGATCCCGAAGGGCAATACATCCG AAAATACCTCCCAGTGCTGAAGAATTTCCCCTCCCAGTACATTTATGAACCTTGGGTAGCACCAGAAGAGACACAGATCGAGGCAGGCTGCATTATAG GTAAAGATTATCCCTTTCCTATTGTAAACCACAAAGAGGTCAGTGATCACAATCTACAGCTGATGAAACAGGTTAGAGAAGAACAGTATAAAACGGCTCAGCTCACAAGAG ATGATGTGGATGATCCAATGGAAATGTGGCTAAAGCGTGGATGTTCTGAAGAAACCACACAAAAGAGAAAACTTGCCAGAAGCAGTGAACAAGAACAAACTGATTGA
- the LOC117048812 gene encoding cryptochrome-2-like isoform X2 — protein MPHRTIHLFRKGLRLHDNPTLLAALKSSEIVYPVYLLDRNFSTSAARMGTSRWHFLLQTLEDLQTNLKKLNSCLWIIQGEYEAVLREHVQKWNITQVTFDDEIEPYYKEMEKTIQVMGKEMGFEVFSLVGHTLYDVRRKLSPLPEVGLAECYRVPLPEDLGFSKEYTSSWRGGETNGLQRLEEHLKNQGWVATFAKPRTIPNSLHPSTTGLSPYFSLGCLSVRMFFHRLSKIYAQSKNHSLPPVSLQGQLLWREFFYTVASATPNFTKMVGNPICLQIDWYQDAEKLHKWKTAQTGFPWIDAIMTQLHQEGWIHHLARHAVACFLTRGDLWISWEEGMQVFEELLLDADYSVNAGNWMWLSASAFFHQYSRIFCPVRFGKRTDPEGQYIRKYLPVLKNFPSQYIYEPWVAPEETQIEAGCIIGKDYPFPIVNHKEVSDHNLQLMKQVREEQYKTAQLTRDDVDDPMEMWLKRGCSEETTQKRKLARSSEQEQTD, from the exons ATGCCCCATCGGACTATTCATCTTTTTCGGAAGGGTCTCCGGCTACATGACAACCCCACTTTGCTAGCTGCACTGAAGTCTTCTGAAATCGTATATCCAGTTTACCTATTGGATAGAAATTTTTCAACATCTGCAGCTAGAATGGGAACTTCACGTTGGCATTTTCTCCTGCAGACTCTGGAAGATCTCCAGACAAACTTAAAGAAATTGAACTCTTGCTTATGGATTATTCAAGGGGAGTATGAGGCTGTATTGCGGGAACATGTTCAAAAGTGGAATATTACCCAAGTGACTTTCGATGACGAGATTGAACCATATTACAAGGAAATGGAGAAGACTATCCAAGTTATGGGGAAAGAAATGGGATTTGAAGTATTTTCTTTGGTGGGGCACACTTTGTATGACGTCAGACG AAAACTCAGTCCTCTCCCTGAAGTGGGTCTGGCTGAGTGTTACAGGGTGCCTCTCCCTGAGGACCTTGGGTTTTCCAAAGAGTACACGTCAtcttggagaggaggggaaactAATGGGCTCCAACGACTTGAAGAGCACCTGAAAAACCAG GGTTGGGTAGCAACGTTTGCTAAGCCAAGAACAATCCCAAATTCTCTGCATCCAAGTACTACGGGCTTGAGTCCCTATTTCAGCTTGGGCTGTTTATCAGTTCGAATGTTTTTTCACAGGCTGTCAAAAATTTATGCTCAG TCAAAGAACCATTCCCTGCCACCAGTATCTCTTCAAGGACAGCTACTGTGGAGGGAATTCTTTTATACGGTAGCATCAGCAACACCCAACTTTACAAAAATGGTTGGGAATCCCATCTGTCTTCAGATAGATTGGTACCAAGATGCAGAGAAACTCCACAAATGGAAAACG GCACAGACAGGATTTCCCTGGATTGATGCCATCATGACTCAGCTCCATCAGGAAGGCTGGATCCACCATCTTGCTCGTCATGCAGTGGCCTGTTTCCTGACACGTGGAGACCTCTGGATCAGTTGGGAAGAAGGAATGCAG GTGTTTGAAGAATTGCTTCTGGATGCAGATTATAGCGTGAATGCAGGGAACTGGATGTGGCTGTCAGCCAGCGCTTTCTTTCACCAGTACTCGCGCATTTTCTGTCCTGTTCGCTTTGGCAAGCGCACAGATCCCGAAGGGCAATACATCCG AAAATACCTCCCAGTGCTGAAGAATTTCCCCTCCCAGTACATTTATGAACCTTGGGTAGCACCAGAAGAGACACAGATCGAGGCAGGCTGCATTATAG GTAAAGATTATCCCTTTCCTATTGTAAACCACAAAGAGGTCAGTGATCACAATCTACAGCTGATGAAACAGGTTAGAGAAGAACAGTATAAAACGGCTCAGCTCACAAGAG ATGATGTGGATGATCCAATGGAAATGTGGCTAAAGCGTGGATGTTCTGAAGAAACCACACAAAAGAGAAAACTTGCCAGAAGCAGTGAACAAGAACAAACTGATTGA
- the LOC117048812 gene encoding cryptochrome-2-like isoform X3: MPHRTIHLFRKGLRLHDNPTLLAALKSSEIVYPVYLLDRNFSTSAARMGTSRWHFLLQTLEDLQTNLKKLNSCLWIIQGEYEAVLREHVQKWNITQVTFDDEIEPYYKEMEKTIQVMGKEMGFEVFSLVGHTLYDVRRIVELNGGTPPLTYKRFLQILTVLGDPEMPVQDITAENSQKLSPLPEVGLAECYRVPLPEDLGFSKEYTSSWRGGETNGLQRLEEHLKNQSKNHSLPPVSLQGQLLWREFFYTVASATPNFTKMVGNPICLQIDWYQDAEKLHKWKTAQTGFPWIDAIMTQLHQEGWIHHLARHAVACFLTRGDLWISWEEGMQVFEELLLDADYSVNAGNWMWLSASAFFHQYSRIFCPVRFGKRTDPEGQYIRKYLPVLKNFPSQYIYEPWVAPEETQIEAGCIIGKDYPFPIVNHKEVSDHNLQLMKQVREEQYKTAQLTRDDVDDPMEMWLKRGCSEETTQKRKLARSSEQEQTD, encoded by the exons ATGCCCCATCGGACTATTCATCTTTTTCGGAAGGGTCTCCGGCTACATGACAACCCCACTTTGCTAGCTGCACTGAAGTCTTCTGAAATCGTATATCCAGTTTACCTATTGGATAGAAATTTTTCAACATCTGCAGCTAGAATGGGAACTTCACGTTGGCATTTTCTCCTGCAGACTCTGGAAGATCTCCAGACAAACTTAAAGAAATTGAACTCTTGCTTATGGATTATTCAAGGGGAGTATGAGGCTGTATTGCGGGAACATGTTCAAAAGTGGAATATTACCCAAGTGACTTTCGATGACGAGATTGAACCATATTACAAGGAAATGGAGAAGACTATCCAAGTTATGGGGAAAGAAATGGGATTTGAAGTATTTTCTTTGGTGGGGCACACTTTGTATGACGTCAGACG GATTGTGGAACTAAACGGAGGGACACCACCATTGACGTACAAAAGGTTTCTTCAAATACTAACAGTGCTTGGAGATCCTGAGATGCCTGTGCAAGACATTACGGCTGAGAATTCACA AAAACTCAGTCCTCTCCCTGAAGTGGGTCTGGCTGAGTGTTACAGGGTGCCTCTCCCTGAGGACCTTGGGTTTTCCAAAGAGTACACGTCAtcttggagaggaggggaaactAATGGGCTCCAACGACTTGAAGAGCACCTGAAAAACCAG TCAAAGAACCATTCCCTGCCACCAGTATCTCTTCAAGGACAGCTACTGTGGAGGGAATTCTTTTATACGGTAGCATCAGCAACACCCAACTTTACAAAAATGGTTGGGAATCCCATCTGTCTTCAGATAGATTGGTACCAAGATGCAGAGAAACTCCACAAATGGAAAACG GCACAGACAGGATTTCCCTGGATTGATGCCATCATGACTCAGCTCCATCAGGAAGGCTGGATCCACCATCTTGCTCGTCATGCAGTGGCCTGTTTCCTGACACGTGGAGACCTCTGGATCAGTTGGGAAGAAGGAATGCAG GTGTTTGAAGAATTGCTTCTGGATGCAGATTATAGCGTGAATGCAGGGAACTGGATGTGGCTGTCAGCCAGCGCTTTCTTTCACCAGTACTCGCGCATTTTCTGTCCTGTTCGCTTTGGCAAGCGCACAGATCCCGAAGGGCAATACATCCG AAAATACCTCCCAGTGCTGAAGAATTTCCCCTCCCAGTACATTTATGAACCTTGGGTAGCACCAGAAGAGACACAGATCGAGGCAGGCTGCATTATAG GTAAAGATTATCCCTTTCCTATTGTAAACCACAAAGAGGTCAGTGATCACAATCTACAGCTGATGAAACAGGTTAGAGAAGAACAGTATAAAACGGCTCAGCTCACAAGAG ATGATGTGGATGATCCAATGGAAATGTGGCTAAAGCGTGGATGTTCTGAAGAAACCACACAAAAGAGAAAACTTGCCAGAAGCAGTGAACAAGAACAAACTGATTGA
- the LOC117048812 gene encoding cryptochrome-1-like isoform X4, giving the protein MPHRTIHLFRKGLRLHDNPTLLAALKSSEIVYPVYLLDRNFSTSAARMGTSRWHFLLQTLEDLQTNLKKLNSCLWIIQGEYEAVLREHVQKWNITQVTFDDEIEPYYKEMEKTIQVMGKEMGFEVFSLVGHTLYDVRRIVELNGGTPPLTYKRFLQILTVLGDPEMPVQDITAENSQKLSPLPEVGLAECYRVPLPEDLGFSKEYTSSWRGGETNGLQRLEEHLKNQGWVATFAKPRTIPNSLHPSTTGLSPYFSLGCLSVRMFFHRLSKIYAQSKNHSLPPVSLQGQLLWREFFYTVASATPNFTKMVGNPICLQIDWYQDAEKLHKWKTAQTGFPWIDAIMTQLHQEGWIHHLARHAVACFLTRGDLWISWEEGMQVFEELLLDADYSVNAGNWMWLSASAFFHQYSRIFCPVRFGKRTDPEGQYIR; this is encoded by the exons ATGCCCCATCGGACTATTCATCTTTTTCGGAAGGGTCTCCGGCTACATGACAACCCCACTTTGCTAGCTGCACTGAAGTCTTCTGAAATCGTATATCCAGTTTACCTATTGGATAGAAATTTTTCAACATCTGCAGCTAGAATGGGAACTTCACGTTGGCATTTTCTCCTGCAGACTCTGGAAGATCTCCAGACAAACTTAAAGAAATTGAACTCTTGCTTATGGATTATTCAAGGGGAGTATGAGGCTGTATTGCGGGAACATGTTCAAAAGTGGAATATTACCCAAGTGACTTTCGATGACGAGATTGAACCATATTACAAGGAAATGGAGAAGACTATCCAAGTTATGGGGAAAGAAATGGGATTTGAAGTATTTTCTTTGGTGGGGCACACTTTGTATGACGTCAGACG GATTGTGGAACTAAACGGAGGGACACCACCATTGACGTACAAAAGGTTTCTTCAAATACTAACAGTGCTTGGAGATCCTGAGATGCCTGTGCAAGACATTACGGCTGAGAATTCACA AAAACTCAGTCCTCTCCCTGAAGTGGGTCTGGCTGAGTGTTACAGGGTGCCTCTCCCTGAGGACCTTGGGTTTTCCAAAGAGTACACGTCAtcttggagaggaggggaaactAATGGGCTCCAACGACTTGAAGAGCACCTGAAAAACCAG GGTTGGGTAGCAACGTTTGCTAAGCCAAGAACAATCCCAAATTCTCTGCATCCAAGTACTACGGGCTTGAGTCCCTATTTCAGCTTGGGCTGTTTATCAGTTCGAATGTTTTTTCACAGGCTGTCAAAAATTTATGCTCAG TCAAAGAACCATTCCCTGCCACCAGTATCTCTTCAAGGACAGCTACTGTGGAGGGAATTCTTTTATACGGTAGCATCAGCAACACCCAACTTTACAAAAATGGTTGGGAATCCCATCTGTCTTCAGATAGATTGGTACCAAGATGCAGAGAAACTCCACAAATGGAAAACG GCACAGACAGGATTTCCCTGGATTGATGCCATCATGACTCAGCTCCATCAGGAAGGCTGGATCCACCATCTTGCTCGTCATGCAGTGGCCTGTTTCCTGACACGTGGAGACCTCTGGATCAGTTGGGAAGAAGGAATGCAG GTGTTTGAAGAATTGCTTCTGGATGCAGATTATAGCGTGAATGCAGGGAACTGGATGTGGCTGTCAGCCAGCGCTTTCTTTCACCAGTACTCGCGCATTTTCTGTCCTGTTCGCTTTGGCAAGCGCACAGATCCCGAAGGGCAATACATCCG GTAA
- the LOC117048812 gene encoding cryptochrome-1-like isoform X5 has protein sequence MDYSRIVELNGGTPPLTYKRFLQILTVLGDPEMPVQDITAENSQKLSPLPEVGLAECYRVPLPEDLGFSKEYTSSWRGGETNGLQRLEEHLKNQGWVATFAKPRTIPNSLHPSTTGLSPYFSLGCLSVRMFFHRLSKIYAQSKNHSLPPVSLQGQLLWREFFYTVASATPNFTKMVGNPICLQIDWYQDAEKLHKWKTAQTGFPWIDAIMTQLHQEGWIHHLARHAVACFLTRGDLWISWEEGMQVFEELLLDADYSVNAGNWMWLSASAFFHQYSRIFCPVRFGKRTDPEGQYIRKYLPVLKNFPSQYIYEPWVAPEETQIEAGCIIGKDYPFPIVNHKEVSDHNLQLMKQVREEQYKTAQLTRDDVDDPMEMWLKRGCSEETTQKRKLARSSEQEQTD, from the exons ATGGATTATTCAAG GATTGTGGAACTAAACGGAGGGACACCACCATTGACGTACAAAAGGTTTCTTCAAATACTAACAGTGCTTGGAGATCCTGAGATGCCTGTGCAAGACATTACGGCTGAGAATTCACA AAAACTCAGTCCTCTCCCTGAAGTGGGTCTGGCTGAGTGTTACAGGGTGCCTCTCCCTGAGGACCTTGGGTTTTCCAAAGAGTACACGTCAtcttggagaggaggggaaactAATGGGCTCCAACGACTTGAAGAGCACCTGAAAAACCAG GGTTGGGTAGCAACGTTTGCTAAGCCAAGAACAATCCCAAATTCTCTGCATCCAAGTACTACGGGCTTGAGTCCCTATTTCAGCTTGGGCTGTTTATCAGTTCGAATGTTTTTTCACAGGCTGTCAAAAATTTATGCTCAG TCAAAGAACCATTCCCTGCCACCAGTATCTCTTCAAGGACAGCTACTGTGGAGGGAATTCTTTTATACGGTAGCATCAGCAACACCCAACTTTACAAAAATGGTTGGGAATCCCATCTGTCTTCAGATAGATTGGTACCAAGATGCAGAGAAACTCCACAAATGGAAAACG GCACAGACAGGATTTCCCTGGATTGATGCCATCATGACTCAGCTCCATCAGGAAGGCTGGATCCACCATCTTGCTCGTCATGCAGTGGCCTGTTTCCTGACACGTGGAGACCTCTGGATCAGTTGGGAAGAAGGAATGCAG GTGTTTGAAGAATTGCTTCTGGATGCAGATTATAGCGTGAATGCAGGGAACTGGATGTGGCTGTCAGCCAGCGCTTTCTTTCACCAGTACTCGCGCATTTTCTGTCCTGTTCGCTTTGGCAAGCGCACAGATCCCGAAGGGCAATACATCCG AAAATACCTCCCAGTGCTGAAGAATTTCCCCTCCCAGTACATTTATGAACCTTGGGTAGCACCAGAAGAGACACAGATCGAGGCAGGCTGCATTATAG GTAAAGATTATCCCTTTCCTATTGTAAACCACAAAGAGGTCAGTGATCACAATCTACAGCTGATGAAACAGGTTAGAGAAGAACAGTATAAAACGGCTCAGCTCACAAGAG ATGATGTGGATGATCCAATGGAAATGTGGCTAAAGCGTGGATGTTCTGAAGAAACCACACAAAAGAGAAAACTTGCCAGAAGCAGTGAACAAGAACAAACTGATTGA